A single window of Gossypium arboreum isolate Shixiya-1 chromosome 13, ASM2569848v2, whole genome shotgun sequence DNA harbors:
- the LOC108461286 gene encoding probable inactive purple acid phosphatase 1 isoform X2: protein MIVWFVFLLVIGFQKFGRMRELGLILLSVLLIFATLEVVASHGDQPLSTIAAQKAIFALHHQAYIKVSPTLLGLKGQNTDWVTVEFSSPNPSVEDWIGVFSPSNFSASSCPAPADNPWVEPPLLCSAPIKYQYANYRTPKYKETGKGSLKLQLINQRSDFSFALFSGGLSNPKVIAASNKVAFSNPKAPVYPRLAQGKVWNEMTVTWTSGYGIGEAVPFVEWGPNGGQPIRSPAGTLTFDRNSMCGEPARTVGWRDPGFIHTSFLKELWPNTLYTYKLGHILSNGTYVWSQEYKFRASPYPGQNSLQRVVIFGDMGKAEADGSNEYNDFQHGSLNTTKQLIRDLNNIDVAFLIGDICYANGYLSQWDQFTAQVEPIASTVPFMIASGNHERDWPGSGSFYGNKDSGGECGVLAETMFYVPTENRAKFWYSTDYGMFRFCVADTEHDWREGTEQYQFIEHCLASVDRQKQPWLIFLAHRVLGYSSATFYADTGSFGEPMGRESLQKLWQKYKVDIAIYGHAHHYERTCPIYQNICTNKEKQHYKGAMNGTIHVVAGGGGAGLAEFTTLNTKWSFFKDYDYGFVKLTAFDHSSLLFEYKKSSDGKVYDSFTISRDYRDILACTVDSCPSTTLAS from the exons ATGATAGTGTGGTTTGTTTTTCTTTTGGTGATTGGTTTTCAGAAATTTGGTAGGATGAGAGAATTGGGATTGATTTTATTGTCTGTTCTATTAATTTTTGCGACACTTGAAGTGGTTGCATCACATGGAGATCAGCCTCTTTCAACTATTGCTGCTCAAAAGGCAATTTTTGCTCTCCATCATCAAGCTTACATAAAAGTCTCACCTACCCTTCTTGGGTTGAAG GGTCAAAATACAGATTGGGTGACAGTGGAGTTCAGTTCTCCAAATCCATCAGTTGAGGATTGGATTGGAGTGTTTTCTCCTTCCAATTTCAG CGCTTCTTCCTGTCCTGCTCCAGCTGATAATCCATGGGTAGAGCCTCCATTGTTGTGTTCAGCTCCTATTAAG TATCAGTATGCAAACTATAGGACTCCAAAGTACAAAGAAACTGGAAAAGGCTCGTTGAAGCTTCAGTTGATTAACCAGAGATCTGATTTCTCTTTCGCGCTATTTTCCGGCGGTTTGTCAAAT CCAAAGGTGATAGCGGCGTCGAATAAAGTTGCATTCTCAAATCCAAAAGCACCAGTTTACCCACGATTAGCTCAAGGAAAAGTATGGAATGAA ATGACTGTTACTTGGACCAGTGGATATGGGATTGGTGAAGCTGTACCTTTTGTTGAATGGGGTCCAAATGGAGGACAGCCAATTCGTTCACCAGCTGGAACGCTTACTTTTGATAGGAACAGCATGTGTG GTGAACCTGCAAGAACAGTGGGATGGCGAGATCCCGGATTTATACACACCAGTTTTCTGAAGGAGTTGTGGCCCAACACATT GTACACCTATAAGCTTGGACATATTTTGTCCAATGGAACATATGTTTGGAGTCAAGAATACAAGTTTAGAGCATCTCCTTATCCTGGTCAAAATTCTTTACAACGGGTCGTCATTTTCGGAGACATGGGAAAG GCTGAAGCTGATGGTTCCAATGAGTACAATGATTTCCAGCATGGCTCTCTAAACACTACAAAGCAGCTTATTAGAGACTTGAATAACATCGATGTAGCCTTCCTAATTGGAGACATATGTTATGCCAATGGGTACCTTTCACAATGGGACCAATTTACTGCACAAGTTGAGCCGATTGCTTCAACCGTTCCTTTCATGATTGCAAG TGGTAACCATGAGCGTGACTGGCCGGGAAGTGGATCCTTCTACGGGAACAAGGATTCCGGGGGAGAATGTGGCGTGTTGGCGGAGACTATGTTCTATGTCCCTACTGAAAACAGAGCAAAGTTCTG GTACTCAACGGACTACGGCATGTTCCGGTTCTGTGTAGCTGACACGGAACATGATTGGAGGGAAGGGACAGAGCAATATCAATTCATCGAGCACTGCCTTGCATCTGTTGATAGACAAAAGCAACCGTGGCTGATTTTCCTTGCACATAGAGTGTTGGGTTATTCTTCTGCAACCTTTTACGCTGATACGGGATCTTTTGGGGAACCAATGGGAAGGGAGAGCCTCCAAAAACTTTGGCAGAAGTACAAAGTTGACATTGCCATCTATGGGCATGCACACCACTATGAACGTACATGTCCGATTTACCAG AATATATGCACCAACAAGGAGAAACAACATTACAAAGGCGCCATGAACGGGACGATACATGTGGTTGCCGGTGGCGGAGGAGCAGGCCTTGCGGAATTTACAACCCTAAACACCAAATGGAGTTTCTTCAAAGACTACGATTACGGATTCGTAAAACTCACGGCGTTTGACCATTCGAGCCTCTTATTCGAATACAAGAAGAGCAGTGATGGAAAAGTGTATGATTCTTTCACAATATCCAGGGACTATAGGGACATCTTGGCTTGCACTGTTGATAGCTGCCCAAGTACAACCCTTGCCTCATAA
- the LOC108461286 gene encoding probable inactive purple acid phosphatase 1 isoform X1, translating to MRELGLILLSVLLIFATLEVVASHGDQPLSTIAAQKAIFALHHQAYIKVSPTLLGLKGQNTDWVTVEFSSPNPSVEDWIGVFSPSNFSASSCPAPADNPWVEPPLLCSAPIKYQYANYRTPKYKETGKGSLKLQLINQRSDFSFALFSGGLSNPKVIAASNKVAFSNPKAPVYPRLAQGKVWNEMTVTWTSGYGIGEAVPFVEWGPNGGQPIRSPAGTLTFDRNSMCGEPARTVGWRDPGFIHTSFLKELWPNTLYTYKLGHILSNGTYVWSQEYKFRASPYPGQNSLQRVVIFGDMGKAEADGSNEYNDFQHGSLNTTKQLIRDLNNIDVAFLIGDICYANGYLSQWDQFTAQVEPIASTVPFMIASGNHERDWPGSGSFYGNKDSGGECGVLAETMFYVPTENRAKFWYSTDYGMFRFCVADTEHDWREGTEQYQFIEHCLASVDRQKQPWLIFLAHRVLGYSSATFYADTGSFGEPMGRESLQKLWQKYKVDIAIYGHAHHYERTCPIYQNICTNKEKQHYKGAMNGTIHVVAGGGGAGLAEFTTLNTKWSFFKDYDYGFVKLTAFDHSSLLFEYKKSSDGKVYDSFTISRDYRDILACTVDSCPSTTLAS from the exons ATGAGAGAATTGGGATTGATTTTATTGTCTGTTCTATTAATTTTTGCGACACTTGAAGTGGTTGCATCACATGGAGATCAGCCTCTTTCAACTATTGCTGCTCAAAAGGCAATTTTTGCTCTCCATCATCAAGCTTACATAAAAGTCTCACCTACCCTTCTTGGGTTGAAG GGTCAAAATACAGATTGGGTGACAGTGGAGTTCAGTTCTCCAAATCCATCAGTTGAGGATTGGATTGGAGTGTTTTCTCCTTCCAATTTCAG CGCTTCTTCCTGTCCTGCTCCAGCTGATAATCCATGGGTAGAGCCTCCATTGTTGTGTTCAGCTCCTATTAAG TATCAGTATGCAAACTATAGGACTCCAAAGTACAAAGAAACTGGAAAAGGCTCGTTGAAGCTTCAGTTGATTAACCAGAGATCTGATTTCTCTTTCGCGCTATTTTCCGGCGGTTTGTCAAAT CCAAAGGTGATAGCGGCGTCGAATAAAGTTGCATTCTCAAATCCAAAAGCACCAGTTTACCCACGATTAGCTCAAGGAAAAGTATGGAATGAA ATGACTGTTACTTGGACCAGTGGATATGGGATTGGTGAAGCTGTACCTTTTGTTGAATGGGGTCCAAATGGAGGACAGCCAATTCGTTCACCAGCTGGAACGCTTACTTTTGATAGGAACAGCATGTGTG GTGAACCTGCAAGAACAGTGGGATGGCGAGATCCCGGATTTATACACACCAGTTTTCTGAAGGAGTTGTGGCCCAACACATT GTACACCTATAAGCTTGGACATATTTTGTCCAATGGAACATATGTTTGGAGTCAAGAATACAAGTTTAGAGCATCTCCTTATCCTGGTCAAAATTCTTTACAACGGGTCGTCATTTTCGGAGACATGGGAAAG GCTGAAGCTGATGGTTCCAATGAGTACAATGATTTCCAGCATGGCTCTCTAAACACTACAAAGCAGCTTATTAGAGACTTGAATAACATCGATGTAGCCTTCCTAATTGGAGACATATGTTATGCCAATGGGTACCTTTCACAATGGGACCAATTTACTGCACAAGTTGAGCCGATTGCTTCAACCGTTCCTTTCATGATTGCAAG TGGTAACCATGAGCGTGACTGGCCGGGAAGTGGATCCTTCTACGGGAACAAGGATTCCGGGGGAGAATGTGGCGTGTTGGCGGAGACTATGTTCTATGTCCCTACTGAAAACAGAGCAAAGTTCTG GTACTCAACGGACTACGGCATGTTCCGGTTCTGTGTAGCTGACACGGAACATGATTGGAGGGAAGGGACAGAGCAATATCAATTCATCGAGCACTGCCTTGCATCTGTTGATAGACAAAAGCAACCGTGGCTGATTTTCCTTGCACATAGAGTGTTGGGTTATTCTTCTGCAACCTTTTACGCTGATACGGGATCTTTTGGGGAACCAATGGGAAGGGAGAGCCTCCAAAAACTTTGGCAGAAGTACAAAGTTGACATTGCCATCTATGGGCATGCACACCACTATGAACGTACATGTCCGATTTACCAG AATATATGCACCAACAAGGAGAAACAACATTACAAAGGCGCCATGAACGGGACGATACATGTGGTTGCCGGTGGCGGAGGAGCAGGCCTTGCGGAATTTACAACCCTAAACACCAAATGGAGTTTCTTCAAAGACTACGATTACGGATTCGTAAAACTCACGGCGTTTGACCATTCGAGCCTCTTATTCGAATACAAGAAGAGCAGTGATGGAAAAGTGTATGATTCTTTCACAATATCCAGGGACTATAGGGACATCTTGGCTTGCACTGTTGATAGCTGCCCAAGTACAACCCTTGCCTCATAA